Proteins from one Rosa chinensis cultivar Old Blush chromosome 7, RchiOBHm-V2, whole genome shotgun sequence genomic window:
- the LOC112179630 gene encoding bifunctional adenosine 5'-phosphosulfate phosphorylase/adenylylsulfatase HINT4, whose protein sequence is MAGAAAASRCIFCQIAGKSSSTPLLHTDEKVVAFQDIKPAATRHYLVIPVDHIPTVNDLQRRPEDYSLVSHMLEVGKTLLQRDAPQCHRYRFGFHQPPFNSVNHLHLHCFALPYTPRWKHIKYLSVGSFGFIEAEKLLEKIKPLPSQL, encoded by the exons ATGGCGGGAGCCGCGGCAGCTTCACGCTGCATCTTCTGCCAGATCGCCGGAAAATCCTCCTCTACCCCTCTCCTCCACACg GATGAAAAGGTCGTTGCTTTTCAAGACATCAAACCCGCTGCTACAAG GCACTACTTGGTTATTCCTGTGGATCACATCCCAACTGTTAATGATCTTCAAAGGAGACCTGAAGACTACTCTTTGG TAAGTCACATGTTAGAAGTGGGGAAAACACTATTACAAAGAGATGCACCTCAATGCCATCGATACAG GTTTGGCTTTCATCAACCTCCATTTAACTCTGTTAACCATCTTCACCTCCATTGTTTTGCACTACCTTATACACCCAG ATGGAAACATATAAAATATCTGTCCGTGGGATCATTTGGATTTATTGAAGCTGAAAAATTGTTGGAGAAGATTAAGCCTTTGCCTTCACAACTGTGA
- the LOC112175442 gene encoding protein arginine N-methyltransferase 1.6, whose protein sequence is MFHRNLLPLLSKQVTLQLKPRLTRAMSSQFQLRVNPLTGNSEWIVIDENEPEGPTSNTSQNALLATTSYLDMLNDSPRNRAYRQAIDKTVTKPCRVLDIGAGTGLLSMMAARAMGSTTCRMVTACESYLPMVKLMKKVLRLNDMEKQIKLINKRSDELELGVDINSRAQVLVSEILDSELLGEGLIPSLQHAHDMLLVESPETVPYRATTYGQLVESTFLWKLHDLRGNEAEACDGIRLVPTGFENVLGVKQQQYALHCNAIANEVKLLSEPFKIFEFDFSKRPESRGETELSIKATNDGRVHAVISWWILQLDREGTIFYSTAPRWINLPVNMSHGDWCDHWKQCVWFVPGGGMSVNKDEEVCLHAVHTDISISYNIKSPISRNKSMQYDLTSRDLKLILPPERIAIYGDSEWRHTMFNAISNALQGRVDPLCIVADDSVFLTLLVAHLSKTSHVMSFFPGLQDKGLQYLQAVASANNFSVDRVEYIKKKKTMLTLHDTHQKKVDLLIAEPFYYGTDNMLPWQNLRFWNERTMLDSVLSEDALIMPCKAILKACALSIPDLWNSRRSLSKIEGFDHSVVNSTLGACGELPGEQEGPCLPYFIWQCGNVKKLSEAFTVMEFDFSKLIMPSHGKTQIEFTVSGICHGFAVWIDWVMDSEHSIVLSTGPDKRYWKQGVKLLAKPVGVGKSCSSAVIEASFDPSSGDLDVRHAFS, encoded by the exons ATGTTTCATAGGAACTTGCTACCATTGTTGTCAAAACAAGTCACCCTTCAGCTTAAACCTCGTCTCACCCGAGCAATGAGCTCCCAGTTCCAGCTCCGAGTCAACCCACTCACCGGCAACTCGGAGTGGATCGTCATCGACGAGAACGAACCAGAAGGCCCAACTTCCAACACTTCCCAAAATGCCCTCCTCGCCACAACTTCGTACCTCGACATGCTCAACGACTCTCCCAGGAACAGAGCTTACCGCCAAGCCATAGACAAGACCGTAACTAAACCCTGCCGTGTTCTTGATATTGG CGCCGGAACTGGGTTGCTGTCGATGATGGCTGCGCGGGCAATGGGGTCGACGACATGTCGTATGGTGACGGCTTGTGAGTCTTACCTTCCAATGGTGAAGCTAATGAAGAAGGTTCTGCGCTTGAACGACATGGAAAAGCAGATAAAACTGATCAACAAGCGTTCTGATGAGCTCGAGTTGGGTGTTGATATCAATTCTCGCGCTCAAGTTCTT GTTAGTGAGATATTGGATTCAGAGTTGTTGGGTGAAGGGTTGATACCTTCTCTGCAACATGCGCATGACATGTTGTTGGTGGAGAGTCCTGAAACGGTGCCGTATAGAGCAACCACTTATGGCCAG TTGGTTGAGAGCACATTTTTGTGGAAGCTTCACGATTTACGCGGTAATGAGGCAGAAGCGTGTGATGGGATTCGTCTTGTTCCGACCGGGTTTGAGAATGTTTTGGGTGTTAAGCAGCAACAATATGCGCTTCATTGTAATGCTATAGCAAATGAAGTGAAATTG CTGTCGGAACCCTTCAAGatctttgaatttgatttttcgaAACGGCCAGAGAGTCGTGGAGAAACTGAGCTATCTATAAAGGCAACTAATGATGGTCGAGTTCATGCTGTAATTTCATG GTGGATACTTCAGCTTGATCGAGAAGGGACAATCTTTTATTCCACTGCCCCTAGGTGGATAAATTTGCCAGTCAACATGA GTCACGGGGATTGGTGTGACCATTGGAAACAGTGTGTTTGGTTTGTCCCCGGTGGAGGTATGTCCGTAAACAAGGATGAAGAAGTTTGTTTGCATGCTGTTCATACAGATATTAGCATCTCATACAATATCAAGAGCCCCATATCAAGAAACAAGAGTATGCAGTATGACTTAACTAGCAGGGATCTCAAGCTCATACTACCACCAGAAAGAATTGCAATTTATGGAGACAGTGAATGGAGGCATACCATGTTTAATGCAATAAGTAATGCG TTACAGGGAAGAGTTGATCCATTATGCATTGTTGCAGATGACAGCGTCTTCTTAACTCTACTGGTGGCGCATCTTTCTAAAACATCACATGTGATGTCATTCTTTCCGGGGTTGCAAGACAAGGGTTTGCAATATTTGCAAGCTGTCGCCAGTGCCAACAATTTCTCAGTGGATCGTGTAGAGTatattaaaaagaagaaaactatGTTAACTCTGCATGACACACATCAGAAAAAG GTTGACCTGTTGATTGCAGAACCTTTCTACTATGGAACAGATAACATGCTTCCATGGCAGAACCTCCGGTTCTG GAATGAGCGGACAATGCTGGATTCTGTCCTATCTGAAGATGCATTGATAATGCCTTGTAAGGCAATATTGAAAGCTTGTGCATTGTCTATCCCT GATCTTTGGAATAGTCGTCGTAGCTTAAGTAAGATCGAAGGGTTTGACCATTCTGTTGTAAACTCCACCTTAGGGGCATGTGGTGAACTACCTGGGGAGCAAGAGGGTCCTTGTCTGCCCTATTTTATTTGGCAGTGTGGAAATGTTAAG AAACTCAGTGAAGCATTTACGGTCATGGAGTTTGATTTCTCAAAACTTATAATGCCATCTCATGGAAAAACCCAG ATTGAATTTACTGTGTCAGGGATATGCCACGGGTTTGCAGTATGGATTGATTGGGTGATGGATTCAGAGCACTCCATTGTATTGTCTACAGGGCCAG ATAAGAGGTATTGGAAGCAAGGAGTAAAGCTTCTGGCCAAGCCTGTGGGAGTTGGCAAAAGTTGCTCTTCTGCAGTTATTGAAGCTTCGTTTGACCCATCAAGTGGCGACCTGGATGTTAGACATGCTTTCTCATAG
- the LOC112180829 gene encoding chaperone protein dnaJ 13, which yields MKEEEDGPPNRELYALLHISPDASDEEIRKSYRQWAQIYHPDKIQAPHMKEAATENFQRICEAYEILSDENKRKIYDIYGMEGLTSGLELGTKLNKAEELKEELERLRKLKEQQKVAAHFQPSGTILANMSLPHFLRGHGFMRGMAMTSSVQSQLSTRNALSIGGNVAVNGNSGGGGATLVFQHQLSPVSSIEFVGSTGLRSLLGVQTSRHLSQHLTATMGLALSLKDGSLNLSNMWTRQLSETTSGNIELALGSDSTIGVGWQKKEQKSSASGQLKLGINSFEASANYTRRFSKKSHGHLEGKIGSHALVLEVGGGRKLSKFSTVRMLYSIGIQGISWKLELHRGGQKLIVPILLSRHLNPVFATGAFLIPTSLYFLAKKFILKPYYLKREKQKALENMERTSAKVQEARAAADKAKQLLQNVANRKQKKQQEVGGLVITKALYGSVKALKKRDEPVEPNDELASQFIDVALPLNFLVSDDGQLKLHEGVKKSGIMGFCDPCPGEPKQLYVEYTYGGNIYEVVVDDYAELLIPQERHRI from the exons ATGAAGGAAGAGGAGGACGGACCACCCAATAGAGAACTGTACGCACTGCTTCACATATCGCCCGACGCCTCCGATgaggaaatcagaaaatcttaCCGGCAATGGGCCCAAATCTACCACCCAGATAAGATTCAAGCTCCCCAT ATGAAAGAAGCTGCTACAGAAAACTTCCAACGAATATGCGAAGCTTATGAGATATTGTCGGATGAGAACAAAAGGAAGATATATGACATTTATGGTATGGAAGGGTTGACTTCTGGTTTGGAGCTTGGTACAAAGCTCAATAAAGCAGAAGAGCTAAAGGAGGAACTTGAGAGGTTGCGGAAATTGAAGGAACAGCAGAAGGTCGCAGCACATTTTCAACCTTCTGGTACCATACTGGCCAATATGTCCTTACCACACTTTTTACGCGGCCATGGCTTCATGAGAGG AATGGCTATGACAAGTTCAGTTCAGTCTCAGCTATCAACACGCAATGCACTATCAATTGGTGGAAATGTGGCAGTTAATGGGAACTCTGGCGGCGGAGGAGCTACTCTTGTTTTTCAGCATCAGCTTTCACCAGTTTCTTCCATAGAGTTTGTAGGCTCAACCGGCTTAAGGTCGCTTCTTGGGGTGCAGACATCTCG TCACTTATCCCAACATTTAACTGCAACAATGGGACTTGCACTGTCTTTGAAAGACGGTTCGCTGAATCTTTCCAACATGTGGACGCGACAACTGTCTGAAACTACAAGTGGAAAT ATAGAGCTTGCTCTGGGCTCTGATTCAACTATTGGAGTAGGATGGCAAAAGAAAGAACAGAAATCATCTGCTTCTGGACAGCTGAAG TTGGGAATAAATTCTTTTGAGGCGTCAGCCAATTATACTCGTCGTTTTTCAAAAAAGTCTCATGGTCATCTAGAAGGCAAAATTGGAAG CCATGCCCTTGTGCTTGAAGTTGGTGGTGGGAGAAAGTTATCTAAATTTAGCACTGTCCGCATGTTGTATTCAATAGGAATTCAG GGTATCTCTTGGAAATTGGAATTGCATCGTGGAGGTCAAAAGTTAATTGTTCCT ATTTTGCTTTCAAGGCATTTGAATCCCGTGTTTGCAACTGGAGCATTCTTAATTCCAACATCGTTGTACTTCTTAGCCAAG AAATTCATCCTCAAACCTTATTATCTTAAGAGGGAAAAGCAGAAGGCTCTAGAGAACATGGAAAGAACTTCTGCCAAG GTTCAAGAGGCACGAGCAGCAGCAGATAAAGCTAAGCAGTTATTACAAAATGTAGCAAATAGGAAACAGAAAAAGCAGCAAGAAGTAGGGGGCTTGGTAATCACAAAGGCATTGTACGGGAGTGTTAAAGCTTTGAAGAAAAGGGATGAACCTGTAGAACCAAATGATGAATTAGCTTCACAGTTCATTGATGTTGCATTGCCTCTAAATTTCCTTGTCAGCGACGATGGGCAACTCAAG CTTCATGAAGGCGTAAAGAAGTCTGGCATTATGGGCTTTTGTGATCCATGTCCTGGAGAGCCTAAGCAGTTGTATGTGGAGTACACTTATGGTGGCAATATATACGAG GTGGTAGTTGATGATTATGCCGAGTTGCTTATACCTCAGGAAAGGCACAGAATTTGA